The proteins below are encoded in one region of Silene latifolia isolate original U9 population chromosome 2, ASM4854445v1, whole genome shotgun sequence:
- the LOC141641616 gene encoding uncharacterized protein LOC141641616, producing MAKGNKESGPDLDDKLKSLQEQIQQQLEAQNAQLQQQNKEYQQQIAELQVEMLQFMKNMEKKSGIGEDDDATSVHLSKSGYSKNFDSGNIKPSYGYASKLQFPAFNGLNARSWVKKCKRYFDLCRIPEEQRIDLMSLHMMDKAEIWVNSYLGTVKQIEWEIVTDLYARFPDNHENNVVEMFNKLEQIGSLEDYVDEFESLKAFMLQKNKCLTEDYFVESFIGGLKPSLKPFVRAFQPNTIAKALELARLQEENLSMKFSKFNSNTKSFTTTNKQPPLLPTPSFSKNSYTPQPKTVISPTASVGSSSEKPLKMPSRKEMDERKAKGLCMYCGDSYTPGHHLIHKKPTLFWIKTDEHEESQDAFESLDAEEGLSVACISVNAITGSTNFQTMRVTGFFNKKPLQILIDSGSTHNFVDEGTAKKLGCKIEETHPKAVKVADGNQIIINQICKGFSWKLQNTTFTSDLMVLPLGCCDIVLGVQWLSSLGPIIWDFQKLTMEFHLHGVKHLLRGLAPKKFQSTKGRHMTKLFEQEGQFAFLQVCDMPSPYWTEQIECSLLMVTFAAAHTNAMDSLLNQYSALFKEPSKVPPSRHNFDHKIPIKPGSHPVNKRPYRYPVLHKNIIEKMVNEMLDKGVIQNSCSPYASPVVLVGKKDGSWRLCV from the coding sequence ATGGCAAAAGGGAACAAAGAATCTGGGCCTGATTTGGACGACAAATTGAAGTCTTTACAAGAGCAAATTCAACAACAATTGGAAGCACAAAATGCACAATTACAGCAGCAGAATAAGGAATATCAGCAACAAATAGCGGAATTGCAAGTAGAAATGCTGCAATTTATGAAGAATATGGAGAAAAAATCAGGAATTGGGGAAGATGATGATGCTACAAGTGTTCATCTTTCTAAATCTGGGTATTCCAAGAATTTTGATTCTGGTAACATCAAACCTTCTTATGGGTATGCCTCTAAACTCCAATTTCCTGCTTTTAATGGTCTGAATGCTCGTTCTTGGGTGAAAAAATGTAAAAGATACTTTGATTTGTGTCGAATTCCAGAAGAACAACGAATTGATTTAATGTCCTTACACATGATGGACAAAGCAGAAATTTGGGTGAATAGTTATTTGGGGACTGTTAAGCAAATTGAATGGGAAATTGTGACTGATTTGTATGCCAGATTTCCTGATAATCATGAGAATAATGTTGTTGAAATGTTTAACAAATTAGAGCAAATTGGATCTTTGGAGGATTATGTGGATGAGTTTGAGTCTTTAAAAGCATTTATGTTGCAGAAAAACAAATGCTTAACTGAGGATTATTTTGTGGAAAGTTTTATTGGAGGATTGAAACCAAGTTTAAAACCATTTGTGAGGGCATTTCAACCTAACACCATTGCTAAGGCACTTGAACTTGCTCGTTTACAAGAGGAGAATTTATCCATGAAATTCAGTAAATTCAATTCCAATACAAAATCTTTTACAACAACTAACAAACAGCCTCCCTTATTACCCACACCTTCTTTTTCCAAAAATTCTTATACACCCCAACCAAAAACAGTGATTTCTCCTACTGCAAGTGTGGGGTCATCAAGTGAGAAACCACTGAAAATGCCTTCAAGAAAGGAGATGGATGAAAGGAAGGCTAAAGGCCTTTGCATGTATTGTGGTGACTCCTATACCCCTGGCCATCACCTTATACACAAAAAACCCACCTTATTCTGGATTAAAACTGATGAGCATGAAGAATCTCAGGATGCTTTTGAGTCTTTAGATGCGGAAGAGGGGTTATCTGTGGCCTGTATCTCAGTAAATGCTATCACTGGTTCTACTAATTTCCAAACCATGAGAGTTACTGGATTTTTCAACAAGAAACCATTGCAAATCTTGATTGACAGTGGGAGTACCCATAACTTTGTGGATGAGGGGACTGCTAAGAAACTTGGGTGTAAAATAGAGGAAACTCATCCCAAGGCAGTTAAGGTAGCAGATGGGAACCAAATCATAATAAACCAAATTTGTAAAGGATTTTCTTGGAAACTACAGAACACCACATTTACTTCAGACTTGATGGTTTTGCCTTTAGGGTGTTGTGATATTGTCTTGGGTGTTCAATGGTTATCTTCCTTAGGTCCAATCATTTGGGATTTCCAAAAATTAACAATGGAATTCCATTTGCATGGGGTGAAACATTTGCTAAGAGGATTAGCACCTAAGAAATTCCAGTCTACGAAGGGAAGGCATATGACCAAATTGTTCGAACAAGAGGGGCAGTTTGCCTTCTTACAAGTATGTGACATGCCCTCTCCATACTGGACGGAACAAATTGAATGTTCATTACTCATGGTTACTTTTGCCGCTGCTCACACTAATGCAATGGACTCCTTACTCAACCAGTATAGTGCTCTGTTTAAGGAACCTAGTAAAGTGCCTCCATCTAGGCATAATTTTGATCACAAAATTCCCATTAAACCTGGTTCTCACCCTGTGAATAAAAGACCTTATAGATATCCTGTTTTACATAAGAACATCATTGAAAAGATGGTCAATGAAATGTTAGACAAAGGTGTGATTCAAAACAGTTGCAGCCCTTATGCTTCTCCAGTGGTTTTGGTTGGTAAGAAAGATGGATCATGGAGATTAtgtgtgtaa